The Gadus macrocephalus chromosome 3, ASM3116895v1 DNA segment TCTGGCTCTTTTCAGAGGTAACCGTCGGTAAAGGTCCTGGTTGGTTCCCCCTCTCCAGAGGTTAAAACATCCTGACGGGTGGGAGTGACTAAATGACTCGAATCAGCATCAGAGCCCTCGTGGACTGAGGCCAGAAAGTCCTGCTAGTCCTCGGAACCTGGTCACTGATCCGGCCCCCCCGGTCCGCCCCCCTGGAGCCCACAGCCGGCTCCGGTCTGCTGGTGGGTCCTGAGGCTGCAGACCCAGGCGAAGCGCTTCCCACAGCGGGGGCAGCTGTAGGGCTTGTCCCCGGTGTGGACCCGCTGGTGCTTCTTCAGGTTGCCGGCCTCCGAGAAGCGCTTGCCGCAGGTGGAGCAGCTGAAGGGCTTCTCCCCCGTGTGGACCCGTTGGTGGGCCTCCAGGTTGGACAGCCCGGAGAAGGCCTTCCCACAGGCCCGGCACACGTAGTTCCTCCTGCGGCTTCCCCCGCCTAGCCTGGAGCTAATACCGTCGAGGCCCCCGCTAACATCCCCTATCCCTGTGCCATCCCCACACAGCCCCATATTAACACCGCCTAGCCCAGCGCTAACACCACCTAGCCCCCCGCTAACACTGCCTAGCCCCCCTCTTACATCGGCCAGCCCGGCGTTAACACTGCCTAGCCTTGAGCCAACACTCCCAGGCCCCATGTTAATACTATCTtgccccaccctaaccccacccaggCCCATGCCAATCCCGCCTAGCCCTAAGCTAACGCCACCTAGCCCCATGCTCACACTATCAAGCCCCCTGCCGACCCCATCTAGCCCAATGCTAACACCACCCAGCCCCGAACCATCACTGGTCAGCGCCTTCCTTTCACTGCCGCCTGCTGGGTGACCGGCTGGGGGATAACTGGGGAAATTCTGCAAACGGCGGATCAGTGTTCCAGCGCGATGGCCAACACCGCTCAGACCGGCGTTGGCGTTAACGGTGGTGGCTAGCGGGTTCTGGGGGGCGTGGAGACCACGATGGGCGGCCCTGTAGCCGTGACGCCTGTGCTGCAGCGACTGAGGCTGCGTGGTTCTCATCATGGCCGCCGCCCGGCTCCAGGTGGGCTGTGGGGGTGGGGCCTGTAACCGTGGCGATGCAGACAGCGAGTTACCTGTGAACAGATCGTGGTCAACACCTCCGGCTCTTCAACAACAAGTACAGAGTATCCGTCTATAAACCAGTCGGTTTACTTTGCCTCTTCATTTCCTCTGGAGATGAGGTTTCACCCGTGTGTTTTTTTGACAGGTGATTCACTTTCCCACCGATTGGCTAAAAGGGAATGGCTGCAGAGGACGTGGCCGTCTCAAAACGCACGTGCCTTATGATCAGACAAGAAACCAGCAAAGGTAATGGGAGGAGGAAGAACTTAACCTTTTCACGTAATTTCCAGGTAGTGTAATAACGCCACCAAATTGTATGGGGATGTTTGTCACACCCATAAGAGGTGGACTTCATAAACAacaccccttgatggtttcagCACTAATCCTTCCATGTTGTTAGCCTGGTGGGTCTGTCCTCTACTCATGAATTATACTTATATCGTGTTTAATCACCAAGGTATAAAATGGTACATTAGGTGAGACTAAGCAGCATGTGTCTtttacttcctcttcctgttcctcctttCTGTGATTCGTGTGTTTACCTGGagcagggctgtgattggtgcgAATACCTGgagaagggctgtgattggtgcgTTTACCTGgagaagggctgtgattggtgtgCATTCTAGAGCTCCGCTGGCTGAACCCTCTCCTCCTGCGTGGGGGATGGTGGTCTTCCCCTACTAggaccacctcttcctcctcctcctcctcttcctccagcagctcttctgtgctgaaggagggaggagcagtGGGCGGGGCTCCTGAGTCGGGGGTCCAGCGGGTGAAGAAAGCCTCCAGGTCCAACACGGAGACCTCTGAGGCCGCAGCCTCACTGCCGGGCCGCCGGGGCTGCTGGGAGGTGGAGTCCTTGGACTGCGTGTTGGTGTCTGTGGCCCCCGCATGGACAGGGATAGTAGTGCAGGGCTCTTCTGAAGGCTTGGCCTGGGGGTCAGCAGGGGTCTAGacaggagagagatgggggggggggggggtcatcagaGGATCTCGTAGTTCAGGGGTCTAGACAAGGAAGATGGCAGGGCTCAACAGATTATCTCTTCGACCAATATTATTTATGGAAGCCTATTCGGTGGATCCGGAGCAATCCGGAACTATGATCAGATCTAAACTCTTCATACTTTGGACGAATTAGAGTTGAAGGATCCACACTAACCTGTGAGAAGCCCTGCCAACATTCCTGGAGTTCCTGGACCGGTTGGCTGGTGGCTTTGTTGGTGTTGTCCAATGGTAGCCCGACCGAGACTATAGAGGAGGACCAGTGGTTGGCATGTCAACATGTTATTACAGGTCCTAATCCTCATTTCACCATGGATAGTGAATCGTCCATTCAAATATGTTGTATAtcatggtatatatatatattatatacgcCTGATGGATGATTTAATGTATATTCACGTAGATATAGCTCTTCCTTACCGTCTTGTATGATGATTGTGGGGTTGGAGTGGTCTGGAGACTCTAGCCCCGCCTCCTGCTTCACCAGCGTCATgtcaggctcctcctccttctaccGCACGGAGGCACAGAGAGATCTGACATTACACAATGCACCCAGAGACCAGGCATTACACACcgcacacagagagaaggaccagacattacacaccgcacacagagagaaggaccagacattacacaccgcacacagagagaaggaccagacattacacaccgcacacagagaggaggaccagacattacacaccgcacacagagagaaggaccagacattacacaccgcacacagagaggaggaccgaGGAGCCACTGACCTCCACTCCTCTGGTGCTGGCCGATGGGGCGGGGTCCGGACACTCATTGTGGTGATAGGCGGCCTGGACCTCCTGCTGAGGGCGGCTGCTCCGCTGGACCCGGCCTCCCCCAGGTCCTCTCTCCATCTGACCTGAAGACCCACACAACGGTCAGCACGGCTCCTATTGGCTGCTGAAAGACTGTCTGATCCACAGAGCTGTCCTTCTATTGGCTGCTGAAACACTGTCTTATTCACAGAGCTCTGCTCCTATTGGTTACAGAAACACTGTCTAACAAAGAGCTCTGCTTACATTGGCTACTGAAAAACTGTCTAACACAGGGCTCTCCTATTGGCTACtgaaacactgtctaacccacaGAGCTCTCTTTCTATTGGTTAATGAAACACTGTGCAACCCACAGAGCTCTGCTCTAGTTTAAGAACGGGAGCAGAACCCAGAGAGAACCAGCGACTCACCATCAGCTCTGATGAGCTGCACCTcctcttctgtctcctccatcttctcctgctTCACCAACTCTGTTTCAACCAGCTCTACGTCcgcagactacacacacacacacacacacacacacacacacacacacacacacacacacacacacacacacacacacacacacacacacacacacacacacacacacacacacacacacacacacacacacacacaaaataaaggtTTGGACTGTGAAGATCATTAAAGACAAATTAATGTTATCTtaattgttattatcattatcatcaaGTACAAACAATAGAGTAAAacacttatattattattattccatatCGTATTAATCAAACAACAGTCCATACAACGGCTCAGCATAACGCCTCTGTGATAAGAGGCATCGAGCCGCAGTCCCTGCCGCTGCCACCGGGTGGCGCCCGCTCTGCTTACCGTGTCCTGCTGGAGGTCGCAGGTGGTGGTCTCTCTCACCACTCCGCCTGGCCAAGGAACCATGTCCATCTGCCCCCCAAACACCACACCTGGAGGGCCAGCCAACACACAATGGGTCATAGGCtgcagggttaaccctaacccatgtcAGGTTTTACCTGGAAACCTGATTTTCAATTTACTGAAATAAGAGTAGGCTGATTGTAGACGACAAGTAATAGAAGTAGACTAACACTAGATGATATAAATACCAAAAGTACGTATAAGATGACTGGTAGGCCTATTCTTTAAGGAATAGTTTGGGAAATACAAGACTAAGAACTAAACATAAGCCCGATCCAAGCTATTTACTTTAACGAAACGGGATGGTTTGCTCTGACAGGGATAGCGACCTTGGATCCAGTTTGCCATCTGGAGTGTGATTCAGTTGATATTTTACCAGAGGCTGCCGAAGAGGATCTGAAGCGGTCGTTGGAGCCGACGTGCACCCTGGTTCGGCCGATACTGGCGGTGCTGTCCCGCAGCCTCCGCTCGGCGAAGCCGCGGGCCATCTTGAGCTCCATCAGGTTGAGCTTCCTCTTCAGCGccttgttctctctctggcACTGAGACATCTGCAGGCTCACCACCGCGTAGTCGTCGTCCACCAGTTTACAGATCTCCGCCACCGCGGCGTTCGCCAGCACCTCCATGATGGAGGCCAGCTGGGTCTGGAAGGCTAGGCGGCCGGCCATGGTTGCGTCTCGGACCAAGAGTGAGAGAGCCGATGGAGAAACCTCTGGAGGCTCGGGTTCTGTAGGAGACACACGGCGGCATGTTGGATCCAGCATTCGTAACTCAAACACTCCTGCAGACAGAATGAGAAGAGCTGTCTTCCATGCGCTCTGAAGGGCTGTCAAAGAAACACTGAACATTATACTGAAAGACATTTTCATTATCCCACGTTCATTTGAAagcatttatttttctcttcaaAATGTGTGGTGGTTGGTACCCCATGAGACCCCTGGCCTAGGGCACCTTTCCACAGTcctagcaccccccccccccttctctttcCTAGCACCTCTCCTATGTCCTAGGCCTCGCCTATGTAATAGCCCCTCTCCTCTGTCATAGCCCCCTCATCTTTCCTAGCACCTTTCCTCtgccctagccccccccccccatctctatCCTAGCCCCTTTCCTATGTCCTAGCACCTTTCCTCTGTCCTAGCCGGAGCTGAGGGGCGCGTGCACACATTAACGTACCACGCAAATATCAACCGAGCAGGCAGGTAGTCGTATTTTATCCGTATACTTCTCTCCTCAGCAACAATAAACTGTAGTTTTACGTAGTTTTACTTTATTTTGCAGGGTATTGCGCACGGATTAGTAATGTCGACTCGACAGTGCTTCAAGGAGACACGGATGGGGTTTAAACAAATGAAGTTCGATCAAATCGTTTCGTTCGAGTGAAGACATCGACTGGGCGCCTGCTACGGCTGTAGACTAGACGCCCTGGAGTTTGACTCATGAAATAGCGACATAAAGAACCTCTTAACGCACCAGATAAGCAGCCAACTGTTCGCCTTTCAGTTCCACTGCCGGTGCCAACATAAAGTCTACCACTGTTCAAGATCTTCCGAGCCGATattcatatttaaaatatatattttgaatataGTCCATAATATAATTGTgctgaataaaggaactcacaTTCTGTTTACACTCGTGACGTCATTAGCCACGGAGAGCTACTTCCTGCTATGACCAAAAAATCGTAATTACCGTAGTTACTCTGGTATGTTTCTTTCATGTGTCTTGTTTTGGATTTTTCTGTTGGATTAGTTTGACATAATAAAGTATAACTTGCAGGTTCTTGATCCCTTACGGTTGCACCTTGTTCAACTGTTTTTAAGTATCCCCAATTAAACATTACTACTTAAGAGATACGAGCTTAGATCATCTAGAGATTTGATCTTGACTTTATTCCCACATGCTCATATGTATGCATTGAATCCTGAGTATGCTATGCAACATCTATTAACAACATGCATTAACGGCCTTTTTTTAACAAATCagaaataggcctacacactgTCGTTAAAGTTGTACTTGTTACTATACTACTTTAGTTTTATTGCTACTATTACAGTGACAGCATTCTTTTTCTTCGAGATCAGTAAAGTCCTCTGTATATTGAATATGCCTTTTAAGAAAAATACACGAACACCAATAGAGTTTAAAAAGTGAAAGGATCTTTTTGTTTGAATTAATAAAAGTATTAATGTACATATGTTATTATTACCAGTGTTCCAAGATCTGCAGCCTAAATATGAAAAGCTAATGGCTGGAAAAAGGTTCTGGCATCAGTGGGCATCTGATCTCAAACTTTTGCAACGATATAAGGTCTAAACGAACcaaatactttattttttggTATGAACAAACGTGTCACTCATAAATTCGTACTTTAATACGATGACTCAATGTATCAGTATATCAAACATTGTGATAGATATTAAACATTTTTTATCAAAGTACAATTACTAAGGTAACTACGGTACTTCTCTCTCCTATGGTAGCTACGACAGGCGGAAATGGGTCCGACCGACTGCGAAGCTAGAGTCGAGTAGCAACAAGCTAGTTGGCTACGCTACTTTCTTGCCTGACGTGTTCTTAGCAAGTTCCGTCAAAATTGTTCAATAACACCCGTAGGTGTGTCGCATTTCATGCTTTGGTGCGACCCGAGTCGCCCCCCGACCAGAAGGAAGATACCTAGAGGATCCCGTCACTAAACCAGAGGTAGCAGTCCGAGAAGAACCATGGCTAGCCGCCTAGCCTTCCAGACCCAGCTCGCCTCCATCATGGAGGTGCTGGCTAACGCCGCGGTGGCGGAGATCTGTAAACTGGTGGACGACGACTACGCGGTGGTGAGCCTGCAAATGTCTCAGTgccagagagagaacaaggCGCTGAAGAGGAAGCTCAACCTGATGGAGCTCAAGATGGCCCGCGGCTTCGCCGAGCGGAGGCTGCGGGACAGCGCCGCCAGTATCGGCCGAACCAGGGTGCACGTCGGCTCCAACGACCGCTTCAGATCCTCTTCGGCAGCCTCTGGTAAAATATCAACTGAATCACACTCCAGATGTCAAACTGGATCCAAGGTCGCTATCCCTGTCCAAACATACCATCCCATTTCGTTCAAGTAAATAGCTTGGATCAGGCTAATATATAGTTCTTAGTCTTGTATTTACCAAACTATCCCCGAAAGAATAGGCCTAACAGTAATCTTATACGTACTTTTGGTATTTATATCATCTAGGCCTACTATTGGATAGTTATATTACTTGTCTACAATCAGCCTACTCTTATTTGTGTACTTTAAAAATCAGGTTTCCCCGAGGCAACATCGTAGGACAAACACCTTTGTCTTAAATGGGTCTGCGTCTTTGATGTAGCAGTAGACAACACAGCGAGCACACTGACCATGGATTCGTCAGCGATGTTGAAGCATGGCAAACACAGGTGTAGCAGTAGCTCTCAAAATTAGCCTTTGGTGGGCAAGAGTTTTCTTGTCCAAGCAGCAGCGGGAAGAGGAAAATGTAGATGCCCAAAGTCACATGATCCCAGAATGTCTTGATTCACATGTTCCCAGAATGCTCCTGTCTTGTCTAAAAAACTGCTCCGAAAAAAACCTTTTTATATCGATCTGGAACCGACAATGTAATAAATTGCGAGCCCAGCAAGAAATAACGTTTGAGTTCAACAAATTTGTAAACAATTTGTAAATCTCAACTCGTTCTTTCCGAATCCAGTTGAAAGTATACCAACCGACAATGTAATAAATTGCGAGCCCAGCAAGAAATAACGTTTGAGTTCAACAAATTTGTAAACAATTTGTAAATCTCAACTCGTTCTTTCCGAATCCAGTtgaaactaaagtataccaaaCTTTAATAGCAAATTCTCCTCTGAGAGCAGCCGTTCAGCATTATGTTAATCGTTGtaagtgtatttattttttatcgaaGATTGACAGACAGCAATATGGACCCCCAGTCACGGGAAGAGAGGCTATGATCGGTCAGAAAGGAGCCAGGAGCGGTTCAAATATATATTGTCTCAATCTGAGGCAGGCCCAGCACAACCAATCTCCTCCCAGCTTATTTCCCTCATTGTCTGCTGGATGGCAAAATCATAACAGCAACACCTTTTTAGTGTGGGACCTTGCTCACATTATAACAGCTCCAATTGCATTTCAAACAGCTGTAGCCTATGCATCCTATGACCGATTGTGTGTTGGCTGGCCCTCCAGGTGTGGTGTTTGAGGGGCAGATGGACATGGTTCCTTGGCCAGGCGGAGTGGTGCCAGGAGCGGTGCCAGGAGCGGCCAGCCGAGAGACCACGACCTGCGACCTCCAGCAGGATATGGTAAGCAGAGCGGGCGCCACCCGGTGGCAGCAGCAGGAACTGCGGCTCAATGCCTCTTAACACAGAGGTGTTATGCTGAGCCGTTGTATATGGACTGTTTGATTGATACGTCAGGAATACGAGTGACAcctttaattgtgtgtgtgtgtgtagtctgcgGACGTAGAGCTAGTTGAAGCAGAATTGGTGAagcaggagaagatggaggaggcagaagaggacgtggaggaggaggttcagCTCATCAGAGCAGATGGTGAGTCGCTGGTTCTCTCTGGGTTCTGCTCCCGTTCTTAAACTAGAGCAGAGCTCtgtgggttagacagtgtttcaTTAACCAATAGAAAGAGAGCTCTGTGGGTTTGACAGTGTTTCAGTAGCGAATAGGAGCAGAGCTCTGTGGATTAGACAGTGTTTCAGCAGCCAATAGAAGGAGAGCTCTTTGTTAGACAGTGTTTCAGTAGCCAATAGGAGCAGAGCTCTGTGAATAAGACAGTGTTTCATTAACCAATAGAAAGAGAGCTCtgtgggttagacagtgtttcaGTAGCCAATAGGAGAGCCCTGTGTTAGACAGTGTTTCAGTAGCCAATAGGAGCAGAGCTCTGTGGATTAGACAGTGTTTCAGCAGCCAATAGAAGGAGAGCTCTTTGTTAGACAGTGTTTCAGTAACCAATAGGAGCAGAGCTCTGTGAATAAGACAGTGTTTCAGCAGCCAATAGAAGGAGAGCTCTGTGGATCAGACAGTGTTTCAGCAGCCAATAGGAGCCGTGCTGACCGTTGTGTGGGTCTTCAGGTCAGATGGAGAGAGGACCTGGGGGAGGCCGGGTCCAGCGGAGCAGCCGCCCTCAGCAGGAGGTCCAGGCCGCCTATCGCCACAATGAGTGTCCGGACCCCGCCCCATCGGCCAGCACCAGAGGAGTGGAGGTCagtggctcctctcctctccttaaaGCCCAGCTCAGGGCCCACGGCCCCCGCGCCCCGCTGCACCCCCCCACTCCTCTAGACCCCCTCCTGGCCTCTAGTCAAGTGACAAACGGCGACGCGCTAACGGGACAGTTTTGTGGCGAAGTCCCGGAAGACCCCGCAACCACCGCGGTGAGCCGGCCGTCGTGTTCGTACTCTGCGGCGAGCGCCTTCCCCTCGACGTGCGGCGGCAACGGCTGGAGCGGCGGGCCTTCGGCCGAGGGTTCGGATCCCGTCCCTCCCCGGCCCTCGGGCCCCGCGGAGAAGGCCCTTCGCCCGGAGAGGCTGTTTGTCTGCACCTTCTGCTGGAAGGCCTTCAACAGGCCCAAGAAGCTAGAGATCCACCAGCGCATCCACACGGGCGAGAAGCCCTTCAGCTGCCCCACGTGTGGCAAGATGTTCTCCGAGGCGGGCAACCTGAAGAAGCACCAGCGGGTGCACAGCGGGGACACGTACAGCTGCTACCTGTGTGGCAAAGGCTTCGCCTGGATACGCAACCTGAAGGCCCACCAGAGGAAGAGCCACCCGGAGATCCTTGTGGACCAGGAGAGCTGAGC contains these protein-coding regions:
- the LOC132453550 gene encoding uncharacterized protein LOC132453550 isoform X3, with product MAGRLAFQTQLASIMEVLANAAVAEICKLVDDDYAVVSLQMSQCQRENKALKRKLNLMELKMARGFAERRLRDSTASIGRTRVHVGSNDRFRSSSAASGVVFGGQMDMVPWPGGVVRETTTCDLQQDTSADVELVETELVKQEKMEETEEEVQLIRADGQMERGPGGGRVQRSSRPQQEVQAAYHHNECPDPAPSASTRGVEKEEEPDMTLVKQEAGLESPDHSNPTIIIQDVSVGLPLDNTNKATSQPVQELQECWQGFSQTPADPQAKPSEEPCTTIPVHAGATDTNTQSKDSTSQQPRRPGSEAAASEVSVLDLEAFFTRWTPDSGAPPTAPPSFSTEELLEEEEEEEEEVVLVGEDHHPPRRRRGFSQRSSRMHTNHSPSPGNSLSASPRLQAPPPQPTWSRAAAMMRTTQPQSLQHRRHGYRAAHRGLHAPQNPLATTVNANAGLSGVGHRAGTLIRRLQNFPSYPPAGHPAGGSERKALTSDGSGLGGVSIGLDGVGRGLDSVSMGLGGVSLGLGGIGMGLGGVRVGQDSINMGPGSVGSRLGSVNAGLADVRGGLGSVSGGLGGVSAGLGGVNMGLCGDGTGIGDVSGGLDGISSRLGGGSRRRNYVCRACGKAFSGLSNLEAHQRVHTGEKPFSCSTCGKRFSEAGNLKKHQRVHTGDKPYSCPRCGKRFAWVCSLRTHQQTGAGCGLQGGGPGGPDQ
- the LOC132453550 gene encoding uncharacterized protein LOC132453550 isoform X2; its protein translation is MLDPTCRRVSPTEPEPPEVSPSALSLLVRDATMAGRLAFQTQLASIMEVLANAAVAEICKLVDDDYAVVSLQMSQCQRENKALKRKLNLMELKMARGFAERRLRDSTASIGRTRVHVGSNDRFRSSSAASGVVFGGQMDMVPWPGGVVRETTTCDLQQDTSADVELVETELVKQEKMEETEEEVQLIRADGQMERGPGGGRVQRSSRPQQEVQAAYHHNECPDPAPSASTRGVEKEEEPDMTLVKQEAGLESPDHSNPTIIIQDVSVGLPLDNTNKATSQPVQELQECWQGFSQTPADPQAKPSEEPCTTIPVHAGATDTNTQSKDSTSQQPRRPGSEAAASEVSVLDLEAFFTRWTPDSGAPPTAPPSFSTEELLEEEEEEEEEVVLVGEDHHPPRRRRGFSQRSSRMHTNHSPSPGNSLSASPRLQAPPPQPTWSRAAAMMRTTQPQSLQHRRHGYRAAHRGLHAPQNPLATTVNANAGLSGVGHRAGTLIRRLQNFPSYPPAGHPAGGSERKALTSDGSGLGGVSIGLDGVGRGLDSVSMGLGGVSLGLGGIGMGLGGVRVGQDSINMGPGSVGSRLGSVNAGLADVRGGLGSVSGGLGGVSAGLGGVNMGLCGDGTGIGDVSGGLDGISSRLGGGSRRRNYVCRACGKAFSGLSNLEAHQRVHTGEKPFSCSTCGKRFSEAGNLKKHQRVHTGDKPYSCPRCGKRFAWVCSLRTHQQTGAGCGLQGGGPGGPDQ
- the LOC132453550 gene encoding uncharacterized protein LOC132453550 isoform X1 translates to MLSNERGIMKMSFSIMFSVSLTALQSAWKTALLILSAGVFELRMLDPTCRRVSPTEPEPPEVSPSALSLLVRDATMAGRLAFQTQLASIMEVLANAAVAEICKLVDDDYAVVSLQMSQCQRENKALKRKLNLMELKMARGFAERRLRDSTASIGRTRVHVGSNDRFRSSSAASGVVFGGQMDMVPWPGGVVRETTTCDLQQDTSADVELVETELVKQEKMEETEEEVQLIRADGQMERGPGGGRVQRSSRPQQEVQAAYHHNECPDPAPSASTRGVEKEEEPDMTLVKQEAGLESPDHSNPTIIIQDVSVGLPLDNTNKATSQPVQELQECWQGFSQTPADPQAKPSEEPCTTIPVHAGATDTNTQSKDSTSQQPRRPGSEAAASEVSVLDLEAFFTRWTPDSGAPPTAPPSFSTEELLEEEEEEEEEVVLVGEDHHPPRRRRGFSQRSSRMHTNHSPSPGNSLSASPRLQAPPPQPTWSRAAAMMRTTQPQSLQHRRHGYRAAHRGLHAPQNPLATTVNANAGLSGVGHRAGTLIRRLQNFPSYPPAGHPAGGSERKALTSDGSGLGGVSIGLDGVGRGLDSVSMGLGGVSLGLGGIGMGLGGVRVGQDSINMGPGSVGSRLGSVNAGLADVRGGLGSVSGGLGGVSAGLGGVNMGLCGDGTGIGDVSGGLDGISSRLGGGSRRRNYVCRACGKAFSGLSNLEAHQRVHTGEKPFSCSTCGKRFSEAGNLKKHQRVHTGDKPYSCPRCGKRFAWVCSLRTHQQTGAGCGLQGGGPGGPDQ